In one window of Paenarthrobacter nicotinovorans DNA:
- a CDS encoding amidohydrolase — MNQPGASAGQHPNGSGRKVTMYRNGSIYTAADPFATAMVVDGDTVAWVGSEQAATSIADSSMEIIDLRGALLAPGFVDSHVHLTETGVALAGLQLGTVRSAAELLDAVATAGGTGTILGHGWDETKWDNPTLPSLEQISRAAGDRHVYLSRVDVHSALVSPSLAAAAGLEGLDGFTGTARVVRAAHTAARLTARNFPEQERRRYQEQALREAAAHGYVAMAEMSAPHICGPEDLRTAVSWNDGGDQPEVLPYWGELASSQEHAKAILDDLGTNVLGLAGDLNMDGSIGSRTAALLDDYSDAAGQRGSLYLSVDEASKHLAATSALGVQAGFHVIGDAGLAAVLDALDAAAAEVGEQRIRAAGHRLEHVELADQSAIDRLAKYSVTVSVQPGFDAAWGAAGGLYEQRLGSRSAGMNPFASFYSSGVPIAFGSDSPVTALRPWSSVRACLEHSNPEQRISARAAFLGHTRAGWRAAKHRNPLMGQLVPGAPASFAVWEVEELMVQVADSRVQSWSTDPRARTPLLPALDTGSDPRCLQTVREGRELFAHESLRV, encoded by the coding sequence ATGAACCAGCCAGGCGCGTCTGCCGGCCAGCACCCCAACGGATCCGGCCGCAAGGTCACCATGTACCGCAATGGTTCGATCTATACGGCGGCGGATCCCTTTGCAACGGCCATGGTGGTGGACGGAGACACCGTGGCTTGGGTGGGCTCCGAACAAGCTGCGACCTCCATTGCCGATTCGTCCATGGAGATCATCGATCTTCGGGGCGCCCTGCTGGCCCCCGGGTTTGTGGACTCCCACGTCCATTTGACGGAAACCGGCGTGGCCCTCGCAGGCCTCCAGCTCGGCACCGTCCGTTCCGCTGCGGAACTGCTCGACGCCGTTGCCACCGCGGGTGGTACGGGCACCATCCTTGGCCATGGTTGGGATGAGACGAAGTGGGACAACCCCACACTGCCCAGCCTTGAACAAATTTCCCGGGCCGCAGGTGACCGGCACGTATATTTGTCGCGCGTTGACGTTCACTCTGCACTGGTTTCACCCTCACTTGCCGCGGCCGCCGGACTCGAAGGACTCGACGGCTTCACAGGCACTGCTCGTGTGGTGCGGGCAGCGCATACAGCGGCCCGCCTGACTGCGCGGAACTTCCCGGAGCAAGAACGGCGCCGGTACCAGGAACAAGCCCTGCGGGAAGCCGCTGCGCACGGCTATGTAGCCATGGCCGAGATGTCCGCGCCACATATTTGCGGTCCCGAGGACCTCAGGACCGCCGTGTCCTGGAACGACGGCGGGGACCAACCGGAGGTGCTCCCTTATTGGGGCGAACTGGCGTCCTCGCAGGAGCACGCCAAGGCCATCCTGGATGACTTGGGCACCAACGTCCTTGGCCTCGCCGGGGACCTCAACATGGACGGCTCCATCGGTTCGCGCACAGCTGCCCTGTTGGACGACTACTCCGACGCCGCTGGGCAGCGCGGCAGCCTCTACCTTTCGGTCGACGAGGCAAGCAAACACCTCGCCGCCACGTCGGCACTGGGCGTGCAGGCAGGATTCCATGTGATCGGCGACGCCGGCCTGGCGGCGGTACTGGATGCCCTGGATGCCGCGGCGGCAGAAGTGGGGGAGCAGCGCATCCGGGCAGCGGGGCACAGGCTTGAACACGTGGAGCTGGCTGACCAGTCCGCCATAGACAGGCTGGCGAAGTACTCCGTGACAGTCAGCGTCCAACCTGGCTTTGACGCCGCCTGGGGCGCAGCTGGTGGCTTGTACGAGCAACGCCTTGGCAGCCGGAGCGCCGGCATGAACCCGTTCGCGTCCTTCTACTCCAGTGGCGTACCGATTGCTTTTGGCAGCGACAGCCCTGTCACTGCACTCCGGCCCTGGTCCAGCGTGCGCGCTTGCCTCGAACACAGCAACCCGGAACAACGCATCTCGGCGCGCGCGGCGTTTCTGGGACACACGCGCGCAGGATGGCGGGCGGCCAAGCACAGGAACCCCCTAATGGGGCAACTAGTACCTGGCGCACCGGCCAGTTTCGCCGTGTGGGAAGTGGAAGAGCTGATGGTCCAGGTTGCTGACAGCCGGGTACAGTCATGGAGCACGGATCCCCGCGCACGGACACCGCTCCTGCCCGCCCTCGACACAGGGTCGGACCCCCGCTGCCTCCAAACTGTCCGTGAGGGCCGTGAACTGTTCGCTCACGAATCCCTTCGTGTCTAG